In Isosphaera pallida ATCC 43644, the sequence GTTGAAACGGCCTGCGATGATCGGAAGAGGTCAATGAGCGTGGGGGTTGGTGGAACCGGGTTCGACCGGTTGACGTCGCCCGCGAATCCTCCCAAAGCCGTCGCCGTTGCGGGTCACACTCGACGGAGCGCCTCATCTTCGGAAGCTCCTTCAATGGTCAACCGTCAACCATCTTCCTGCCCTTCGGTCGCGTTTCAGGTGGGCGACCGCGTTTTGATCAAGTACGATGGGCGGGGGGTCGCTCGGGTCGTCGAGCTTCGGGGTCCATTTGGTCCTAACGGTGAGATGATCGACCGGGTCGTCCTCTCAACGGGGATTCCCAAAACGCGCGTCTTCATCGAGGGTCGCGGCGATCAGCTACGGCTTACGCCGCTTCCGAATGAGAAGACCTCTTCAACCAAGCCAAGAGAGAACCTCACTCATGGATCAACGCTTTTCTCAATCGAATCGCCGTTGCCGCCGCGTTATGCTGGCGAGTGTGTTGGTGACGTTGCTGAGCGGGGTTGGGGCAGGGGGGCGCGACGAGCCGATTCTGGCCTGGGGCAAGAAGGTATCGCCCGAGTTCAAAGCGCGGATTGTCGAGATCGCCCGCGACCTTAAGGCCGACCCCGATCACCTCATGGCGGCAATCGCCTTTGAGACCGCCGAGACGTTTCGACCCGACATCAAGAACGCCGCCGGCAGCGGCGCGACCGGCCTGATCCAGTTCATGCCCGCCACCGCCCGCAGCCTGGGCACCACCACCGAGGCCCTCGCCGCCATGTCCGCCGTCGAACAATTGACCTACGTTCACAAATACCTCGCCCCTTATCGCGGCAAGCTCAACGAGGTCGAAGACCTCTACATGTCGATCCTCTGGCCCCGCGCTGTCGGCAAGGAGCCCGAATACGTCCTGTTCACCCAGGGGACGCGGGCTTACGACCAGAACAAGGGACTCGACAGCAACCGCGACGGCAAGATCACCAAACGCGAGGCCGGCTCGAAGGTTCGCGCCAAGCTCGAGAAAGGACGGACGCCCGCCTGGAGAGGGTGAGAGCGGCACACGGAATGATTCCAAGAGCGAGAGCCTGTTATCGACGTTCTCAACGAGATTCCTGTTCACTTGAGCCATACGACGCATTTGGAGGCCGTGTGCAGGACCAGTAAGGTGCGATTTCCCTGAGAAACTCTTGTCAAAGTGCATAACAGGCTCTCAGCAACACTCCCCTCGTTCCCAATCCCGCGCGGTGGCTTGACCGGCGCACCCGACGCCTGGACAATCGCCTCCGTCGTCTTGCATTTGACACAGACTTGAGGATCGAGGAGTCGCCGCCGATGAAGACGGGAGTTCGCGTTCTGGGTGGATTCGTCCTCATGAGCGCCTTGAGCGTCGCGTTGGTCGGGTGGGGCGATTCGCCCGTCAGCCTCGCCGGGGAGGTCGAGGTGATCCGTCTCTGGAAGGAGACGGCTCCGCCGGGTCCTCCGGCGTTGGTCGAGGGGGCGGAGCGCGACTTGCAAAAGCCGGAGGATCGCCTGGTGGGCGGGCGAACCGTCATGAAGTTGGGCCACGTCGCCAACCCCGAGATTCATCTCTACCCCGCCCCACCCGACAAAGCCAACGGCGCGGCCTGCGTGGTCTGCCCCGGCGGAGGGTTCAACATCCTCGCGTGGGACCTTGAAGGGATCGAAGTGGCCGAATGGCTCAACTCGATCGGCGTCACGGCGATCGTGCTGAAGTATCGCGTCCCCACCCGCGGACATCCGGGAGAGCAGCGGGTCGTAGGACCGGCCATCGACGCCCAGCGCGCCTTGAGTCTGGCCCGCCACCACGCCGAGGACTGGAAGCTCGACCCCAAGCGGATCGGCGTCCTGGGCTTCTCCGCCGGCGGGGAGACGGCGGCGTTGACCGCGCTCAGACAGGGACGACGGTTGTATGAGCCGCGCGACGTGATCGACCAGGCTCCCTGCGGGGCCGATTTCGCCATATTGGTCTATCCCGCCAACCTGCTCACGCCCAACGGCATACTCAAGGCGAACTACGTCCCCGACGCCGCGACCCCGCCGATGTTCCTGGTCCACACCGCCGACGACCCAGTTCCCTGTCAGGGGAGCATCCAGCTTTTTCTCGGTCTGAGACGCGCCAACCGTCCTGCCGAGTTGCATGTTTATCCCTCGGGCGGTCACGGCTACGGTTTGCGAGCCGAGGGCGGGCCCCGTGTCGCCTCCTGGCCCCGCGACGCGGCCGCCTGGCTGGGTGAGTTGAAGATGTTGGACACCCCAGCCACCCAACCATGAGTCTTCACGCCGGATGTCAAGACGACGCCTCGCCCAGCTGGTGTCGGGCGGCAGTGTTTCACGAAGCGGGCCGCCCTCTGACCATCGAGCGTCACCCCCGCCCCGAACCCCCGCCGGGCCGGGTCCGTTTGAGGGTCCGCATGGCGACCCTGTGCGGCAGCGACCTCAAAACCTACCTGGGGCAACGGATCGAACCGACCCCCACCGTGCTGGGCCACGAGTTCGTCGGCGTGCTCGAAACGCTTGGACCAGGCACCTCGCCGCGCGACCCCCAAGGCCGCCTCCTCGCGCCCGGCGATCGGGTCGTGGTGGCCACCGTCGCCTCCTGCGGCCTCTGCTTCCAGTGCGTGCGCGGCTTGCCCCAGAAGTGCGAATCGACCGGCAAGTGCAAATACGGTCACGAGCCGATCGACGGTCCCCACGGTCTCTGGACCGGAGGACTTGCTGACGTGGTTCTCGTCGCGCCGGGCTCGGGATTGGTGAAGGTGCCCGACACCCTGCCCGACCCGATCGCCTCAACCGCCTCCTGCGCTGGGGCAACCGTGGCCGGCAC encodes:
- a CDS encoding lytic transglycosylase, translated to MDQRFSQSNRRCRRVMLASVLVTLLSGVGAGGRDEPILAWGKKVSPEFKARIVEIARDLKADPDHLMAAIAFETAETFRPDIKNAAGSGATGLIQFMPATARSLGTTTEALAAMSAVEQLTYVHKYLAPYRGKLNEVEDLYMSILWPRAVGKEPEYVLFTQGTRAYDQNKGLDSNRDGKITKREAGSKVRAKLEKGRTPAWRG
- a CDS encoding alpha/beta hydrolase, which codes for MKTGVRVLGGFVLMSALSVALVGWGDSPVSLAGEVEVIRLWKETAPPGPPALVEGAERDLQKPEDRLVGGRTVMKLGHVANPEIHLYPAPPDKANGAACVVCPGGGFNILAWDLEGIEVAEWLNSIGVTAIVLKYRVPTRGHPGEQRVVGPAIDAQRALSLARHHAEDWKLDPKRIGVLGFSAGGETAALTALRQGRRLYEPRDVIDQAPCGADFAILVYPANLLTPNGILKANYVPDAATPPMFLVHTADDPVPCQGSIQLFLGLRRANRPAELHVYPSGGHGYGLRAEGGPRVASWPRDAAAWLGELKMLDTPATQP